The Lycium barbarum isolate Lr01 chromosome 9, ASM1917538v2, whole genome shotgun sequence genome has a segment encoding these proteins:
- the LOC132611270 gene encoding putative E3 ubiquitin-protein ligase XBAT35 isoform X1 — protein MGQQQSKDELLYQQVNYGNVQGIKSLHSEGAGLEWIDKEGKTPLMVACMNPELYNVAKTLIELGANVNAYRGGRHAGTPLHHAAKRGLEQMVKLLLLHGANALIMNDDCQTPLDVARNKGFSNVVRAIESHICLFSGWLRELYGPGFLEVLAPQFLSRKVWVVVLPCGSRNLRKPFRLELAIYSAAQDAQPRTIVALWKANMEEPNFSQPDSAVIISDVSNIPRRWRRRRGITPSQMIRNRLQGARQARIKLTALQESEKEQLQSFCNACKGIPQVMHPAFPFRSQIPVVPPTAPSTTEDVELAMAISASLQSPSQQRPTFHENHPGSASHSDSSFTGASSQKASSTGCQVEEASSSGTQVEQVQASSDTSTVVQAMPENLVTASGPTAPPLMDDVIDNGPIHYPSIDASPVDVSSPTVQNSGAHESDNPDGASSSCIICLDAPVEGACIPCGHMAGCMSCLNEIKGKKWGCPVCRAKIDQVIRLYAV, from the exons ATGGGACAACAGCAATCTAAAGACGAGCTTTTGTATCAGCAGGTTAATTATGGTAATGTTCAAGGCATTAAATCTCTCCACAGCGAAGGCGCTGGCCTTGAG TGGATAGATAAGGAAGGGAAGACGCCGTTGATGGTGGCGTGCATGAATCCCGAGCTTTACAATGTTGCAAAAACTTTGATAGAATTGGGTGCAAATGTCAATGCTTACCGTGGAG GTCGTCATGCGGGGACTCCTCTACATCATGCAGCAAAAAGAGGTCTTGAGCAGATGGTTAAGTTACTCCTTTTACATGGAG CAAATGCGTTGATAATGAATGATGACTGCCAAACTCCCCTTGATGTTGCCAGAAATAAAGGTTTCAGCAATGTTGTCCGTGCAATTGAG AGCCATATTTGCTTATTTTCTGGTTGGCTACGGGAACTTTACGGGCCTGGATTCCTTGAAGTATTGGCACCACAGTTTCTTAGCCGGAAAGT CTGGGTGGTTGTCTTACCATGTGGTTCGCGTAATCTCAGAAAGCCTTTCAGGTTGGAGCTTGCTATATATTCAGCTGCCCAG GATGCTCAGCCCCGCACAATAGTTGCACTGTGGAAGGCCAATATGGAAGAACCAAATTTCAGCCAGCCTGATTCAGCGGTTATCATATCCGATGTTTCAAACA TCCCAAGGCGCTGGAGGCGAAGGCGAGGGATAACGCCCTCCCAAATGATAAGGAATAGACTCCAAGGAGCTAGGC AAGCAAGGATTAAACTTACAGCACTCCAGGAGAGCGAAAAGGAGCAATTGCAGTCTTTCTGCAATGCATGCAAGGGAATTcctcag GTCATGCATCCAGCATTTCCTTTCAGATCTCAAATCCCTGTGGTCCCTCCAACTGCTCCATCAACCACAGAGGATGTGGAATTAGCAATGGCGATTAGTGCCTCTCTTCAGTCCCCTTCACAACAAAGACCAACTTTTCATGAGAATCACCCTGGATCAGCCAGTCATAGTGATAGCTCCTTTACAGGGGCTTCTTCCCAAAAAGCTAGCAGTACTGGCTGTCAAGTTGAGGAAGCCAGTTCAAGTGGCACTCAAGTGGAGCAAGTCCAGGCTTCGAGTGATACGTCTACTGTTGTCCAAGCAATGCCGGAGAATCTGGTTACTGCATCTGGCCCAACAGCTCCTCCTCTTATGGATGACGTAATAGACAATGGGCCAATTCATTATCCATCAATTGACGCCAGCCCAGTTGACGTGTCTTCTCCGACTGTTCAGAACTCCGGAGCACACGAAAGCGATAATCCTGATGGCGCTTCTTCATCTTGTATAATATGCTTAGATGCTCCAGTGGAAGGAGCTTGCATCCCTTGTGGCCACATGGCTGGATGCATGTCTTGTTTGAATGAAATTAAGGGAAAGAAGTGGGGCTGCCCTGTCTGTCGTGCCAAGATAGATCAGGTGATAAGGTTATATGCTGTTTAA
- the LOC132611270 gene encoding putative E3 ubiquitin-protein ligase XBAT35 isoform X2, translating into MGQQQSKDELLYQQVNYGNVQGIKSLHSEGAGLEWIDKEGKTPLMVACMNPELYNVAKTLIELGANVNAYRGGRHAGTPLHHAAKRGLEQMVKLLLLHGANALIMNDDCQTPLDVARNKGFSNVVRAIESHICLFSGWLRELYGPGFLEVLAPQFLSRKVWVVVLPCGSRNLRKPFRLELAIYSAAQDAQPRTIVALWKANMEEPNFSQPDSAVIISDVSNIPRRWRRRRGITPSQMIRNRLQGARQARIKLTALQESEKEQLQSFCNACKGIPQVMHPAFPFRSQTPVVPPTAPSTTEDVELAMAISASLQSATQQRPTFHENHPGSASHSDSSFTGASSQKASSTGCQVEEASSSGTQVEQVQASSDTSTVVQAMPENPVTASAPTAPPLTDDVIDNGPIHYPSIDASPVDVSSPTVQNSGAHESDNPEGTSSSCIIYLDAPVEGACIPCGHMAGCMSCLNEIKGKKWGCPVCRAKIDQVIRLYAV; encoded by the exons ATGGGACAACAGCAATCTAAAGACGAGCTTTTGTATCAGCAGGTTAATTATGGTAATGTTCAAGGCATTAAATCTCTCCACAGCGAAGGCGCTGGCCTTGAG TGGATAGATAAGGAAGGGAAGACGCCGTTGATGGTGGCGTGCATGAATCCCGAGCTTTACAATGTTGCAAAAACTTTGATAGAATTGGGTGCAAATGTCAATGCTTACCGTGGAG GTCGTCATGCGGGGACTCCTCTACATCATGCAGCAAAAAGAGGTCTTGAGCAGATGGTTAAGTTACTCCTTTTACATGGAG CAAATGCGTTGATAATGAATGATGACTGCCAAACTCCCCTTGATGTTGCCAGAAATAAAGGTTTCAGCAATGTTGTCCGTGCAATTGAG AGCCATATTTGCTTATTTTCTGGTTGGCTACGGGAACTTTACGGGCCTGGATTCCTTGAAGTATTGGCACCACAGTTTCTTAGCCGGAAAGT CTGGGTGGTTGTCTTACCATGTGGTTCGCGTAATCTCAGAAAGCCTTTCAGGTTGGAGCTTGCTATATATTCAGCTGCCCAG GATGCTCAGCCCCGCACAATAGTTGCACTGTGGAAGGCCAATATGGAAGAACCAAATTTCAGCCAGCCTGATTCAGCGGTTATCATATCCGATGTTTCAAACA TCCCAAGGCGCTGGAGGCGAAGGCGAGGGATAACGCCCTCCCAAATGATAAGGAATAGACTCCAAGGAGCTAGGC AAGCAAGGATTAAACTTACAGCACTCCAGGAGAGCGAAAAGGAGCAATTGCAGTCTTTCTGCAATGCATGCAAGGGAATTcctcag GTCATGCATCCAGCATTTCCTTTCAGATCTCAAACCCCTGTGGTCCCTCCAACTGCTCCATCAACCACAGAGGATGTGGAATTGGCAATGGCGATTAGTGCCTCTCTTCAGTCCGCTACACAACAAAGACCAACTTTTCATGAGAATCACCCTGGATCAGCCAGTCATAGTGATAGCTCCTTTACAGGGGCTTCTTCCCAAAAAGCTAGCAGTACTGGCTGTCAAGTTGAGGAAGCCAGTTCAAGTGGCACTCAAGTGGAGCAAGTCCAGGCTTCGAGTGATACGTCTACTGTTGTCCAAGCAATGCCGGAGAATCCGGTTACTGCATCTGCCCCAACAGCTCCTCCTCTTACGGATGACGTAATAGACAATGGGCCAATTCATTATCCATCGATCGATGCCAGCCCAGTTGACGTGTCTTCTCCGACTGTTCAGAACTCCGGAGCACACGAAAGCGATAATCCTGAAGGCACTTCTTCATCTTGTATAATATACTTAGATGCTCCAGTGGAAGGAGCTTGCATCCCTTGTGGCCACATGGCTGGATGCATGTCTTGTTTGAATGAAATTAAGGGAAAGAAGTGGGGCTGCCCTGTCTGTCGTGCCAAGATAGATCAGGTGATAAGGCTATATGCTGTTTAA
- the LOC132611270 gene encoding putative E3 ubiquitin-protein ligase XBAT35 isoform X4: MGQQQSKDELLYQQVNYGNVQGIKSLHSEGAGLEWIDKEGKTPLMVACMNPELYNVAKTLIELGANVNAYRGGRHAGTPLHHAAKRGLEQMVKLLLLHGANALIMNDDCQTPLDVARNKGFSNVVRAIESHICLFSGWLRELYGPGFLEVLAPQFLSRKVWVVVLPCGSRNLRKPFRLELAIYSAAQDAQPRTIVALWKANMEEPNFSQPDSAVIISDVSNKARIKLTALQESEKEQLQSFCNACKGIPQVMHPAFPFRSQTPVVPPTAPSTTEDVELAMAISASLQSATQQRPTFHENHPGSASHSDSSFTGASSQKASSTGCQVEEASSSGTQVEQVQASSDTSTVVQAMPENPVTASAPTAPPLTDDVIDNGPIHYPSIDASPVDVSSPTVQNSGAHESDNPEGTSSSCIIYLDAPVEGACIPCGHMAGCMSCLNEIKGKKWGCPVCRAKIDQVIRLYAV; the protein is encoded by the exons ATGGGACAACAGCAATCTAAAGACGAGCTTTTGTATCAGCAGGTTAATTATGGTAATGTTCAAGGCATTAAATCTCTCCACAGCGAAGGCGCTGGCCTTGAG TGGATAGATAAGGAAGGGAAGACGCCGTTGATGGTGGCGTGCATGAATCCCGAGCTTTACAATGTTGCAAAAACTTTGATAGAATTGGGTGCAAATGTCAATGCTTACCGTGGAG GTCGTCATGCGGGGACTCCTCTACATCATGCAGCAAAAAGAGGTCTTGAGCAGATGGTTAAGTTACTCCTTTTACATGGAG CAAATGCGTTGATAATGAATGATGACTGCCAAACTCCCCTTGATGTTGCCAGAAATAAAGGTTTCAGCAATGTTGTCCGTGCAATTGAG AGCCATATTTGCTTATTTTCTGGTTGGCTACGGGAACTTTACGGGCCTGGATTCCTTGAAGTATTGGCACCACAGTTTCTTAGCCGGAAAGT CTGGGTGGTTGTCTTACCATGTGGTTCGCGTAATCTCAGAAAGCCTTTCAGGTTGGAGCTTGCTATATATTCAGCTGCCCAG GATGCTCAGCCCCGCACAATAGTTGCACTGTGGAAGGCCAATATGGAAGAACCAAATTTCAGCCAGCCTGATTCAGCGGTTATCATATCCGATGTTTCAAACA AAGCAAGGATTAAACTTACAGCACTCCAGGAGAGCGAAAAGGAGCAATTGCAGTCTTTCTGCAATGCATGCAAGGGAATTcctcag GTCATGCATCCAGCATTTCCTTTCAGATCTCAAACCCCTGTGGTCCCTCCAACTGCTCCATCAACCACAGAGGATGTGGAATTGGCAATGGCGATTAGTGCCTCTCTTCAGTCCGCTACACAACAAAGACCAACTTTTCATGAGAATCACCCTGGATCAGCCAGTCATAGTGATAGCTCCTTTACAGGGGCTTCTTCCCAAAAAGCTAGCAGTACTGGCTGTCAAGTTGAGGAAGCCAGTTCAAGTGGCACTCAAGTGGAGCAAGTCCAGGCTTCGAGTGATACGTCTACTGTTGTCCAAGCAATGCCGGAGAATCCGGTTACTGCATCTGCCCCAACAGCTCCTCCTCTTACGGATGACGTAATAGACAATGGGCCAATTCATTATCCATCGATCGATGCCAGCCCAGTTGACGTGTCTTCTCCGACTGTTCAGAACTCCGGAGCACACGAAAGCGATAATCCTGAAGGCACTTCTTCATCTTGTATAATATACTTAGATGCTCCAGTGGAAGGAGCTTGCATCCCTTGTGGCCACATGGCTGGATGCATGTCTTGTTTGAATGAAATTAAGGGAAAGAAGTGGGGCTGCCCTGTCTGTCGTGCCAAGATAGATCAGGTGATAAGGCTATATGCTGTTTAA
- the LOC132611270 gene encoding putative E3 ubiquitin-protein ligase XBAT35 isoform X3: MGQQQSKDELLYQQVNYGNVQGIKSLHSEGAGLEWIDKEGKTPLMVACMNPELYNVAKTLIELGANVNAYRGGRHAGTPLHHAAKRGLEQMVKLLLLHGANALIMNDDCQTPLDVARNKGFSNVVRAIESHICLFSGWLRELYGPGFLEVLAPQFLSRKVWVVVLPCGSRNLRKPFRLELAIYSAAQDAQPRTIVALWKANMEEPNFSQPDSAVIISDVSNKARIKLTALQESEKEQLQSFCNACKGIPQVMHPAFPFRSQIPVVPPTAPSTTEDVELAMAISASLQSPSQQRPTFHENHPGSASHSDSSFTGASSQKASSTGCQVEEASSSGTQVEQVQASSDTSTVVQAMPENLVTASGPTAPPLMDDVIDNGPIHYPSIDASPVDVSSPTVQNSGAHESDNPDGASSSCIICLDAPVEGACIPCGHMAGCMSCLNEIKGKKWGCPVCRAKIDQVIRLYAV, from the exons ATGGGACAACAGCAATCTAAAGACGAGCTTTTGTATCAGCAGGTTAATTATGGTAATGTTCAAGGCATTAAATCTCTCCACAGCGAAGGCGCTGGCCTTGAG TGGATAGATAAGGAAGGGAAGACGCCGTTGATGGTGGCGTGCATGAATCCCGAGCTTTACAATGTTGCAAAAACTTTGATAGAATTGGGTGCAAATGTCAATGCTTACCGTGGAG GTCGTCATGCGGGGACTCCTCTACATCATGCAGCAAAAAGAGGTCTTGAGCAGATGGTTAAGTTACTCCTTTTACATGGAG CAAATGCGTTGATAATGAATGATGACTGCCAAACTCCCCTTGATGTTGCCAGAAATAAAGGTTTCAGCAATGTTGTCCGTGCAATTGAG AGCCATATTTGCTTATTTTCTGGTTGGCTACGGGAACTTTACGGGCCTGGATTCCTTGAAGTATTGGCACCACAGTTTCTTAGCCGGAAAGT CTGGGTGGTTGTCTTACCATGTGGTTCGCGTAATCTCAGAAAGCCTTTCAGGTTGGAGCTTGCTATATATTCAGCTGCCCAG GATGCTCAGCCCCGCACAATAGTTGCACTGTGGAAGGCCAATATGGAAGAACCAAATTTCAGCCAGCCTGATTCAGCGGTTATCATATCCGATGTTTCAAACA AAGCAAGGATTAAACTTACAGCACTCCAGGAGAGCGAAAAGGAGCAATTGCAGTCTTTCTGCAATGCATGCAAGGGAATTcctcag GTCATGCATCCAGCATTTCCTTTCAGATCTCAAATCCCTGTGGTCCCTCCAACTGCTCCATCAACCACAGAGGATGTGGAATTAGCAATGGCGATTAGTGCCTCTCTTCAGTCCCCTTCACAACAAAGACCAACTTTTCATGAGAATCACCCTGGATCAGCCAGTCATAGTGATAGCTCCTTTACAGGGGCTTCTTCCCAAAAAGCTAGCAGTACTGGCTGTCAAGTTGAGGAAGCCAGTTCAAGTGGCACTCAAGTGGAGCAAGTCCAGGCTTCGAGTGATACGTCTACTGTTGTCCAAGCAATGCCGGAGAATCTGGTTACTGCATCTGGCCCAACAGCTCCTCCTCTTATGGATGACGTAATAGACAATGGGCCAATTCATTATCCATCAATTGACGCCAGCCCAGTTGACGTGTCTTCTCCGACTGTTCAGAACTCCGGAGCACACGAAAGCGATAATCCTGATGGCGCTTCTTCATCTTGTATAATATGCTTAGATGCTCCAGTGGAAGGAGCTTGCATCCCTTGTGGCCACATGGCTGGATGCATGTCTTGTTTGAATGAAATTAAGGGAAAGAAGTGGGGCTGCCCTGTCTGTCGTGCCAAGATAGATCAGGTGATAAGGTTATATGCTGTTTAA
- the LOC132611101 gene encoding AMSH-like ubiquitin thioesterase 3, with translation MSWGINIREATRKIEVDHRIPLKFYYKTADNLLKQANIYRQENNIIDLYILLLRYAGIIAETIPFHRDYSASNHTEKISYKKKLLDVLRELECLRPQVEREINKVNREHALKEQIRLNNASSSRQSPHSRMASLWPDNKQTRHSRLTLTIPRPANPEVVPSAPPIENLIIDDDAPLQSGSAESSFVDSSSSTTENLSKRQDEGSSNAASSCIICYEAPIEGACVPCGHMAGCMSCLNEIKAKSWGCPVCRTKIELVLRLYAV, from the exons ATGAGTTGGGGGATCAACATAAGAGAAGCAACTAGAAAGATCGAAGTTGATCATCGTATTCCTCTCAAGTTTTACTATAAGACTGCTGATAATCTTCTCAAACAG GCAAACATTTATCGGCAGGAGAACAATATCATAGATCTGTACATTCTGCTTCTCAGATACGCAGG TATTATAGCTGAAACTATACCTTTCCACCGAGACTACAGTGCTTCAAATCATACAGAAAAGATATCTTACAAAAAG AAATTACTGGACGTACTTCGTGAGCTGgaatgtttaagaccacaagttgAACGAGAAATTAATAAAGTGAACAGAGAACATGCACTGAAGGAACAGATTCGGTTAAACAATGCATCATCGTCTAGACAGTCGCCTCATAGTAGAATGGCTTCCTTATGGCCAGACAATAAGCAG ACAAGGCATTCAAGACTGACACTAACTATTCCGCGCCCTGCTAACCCTGAAGTTGTACCTTCAGCACCACCAATTGAAAATTTGATCATAGATGATGATGCCCCATTGCAATCTGGTTCAGCTGAGTCTAGTTTTgtggattcatcttcttcaacaaCGGAGAACTTATCGAAAAGACAAGACGAAGGAAGTTCTAATGCTGCTTCATCCTGTATTATATGCTATGAAGCCCCAATAGAGGGGGCTTGTGTACCATGTGGACATATGGCTGGGTGCATGTCTTGTTTGAACGAGATTAAAGCCAAAAGCTGGGGATGCCCTGTCTGTCGCACTAAAATCGAGCTTGTTTTACGTTTATATGCTGTTTAA